The proteins below are encoded in one region of Helianthus annuus cultivar XRQ/B chromosome 2, HanXRQr2.0-SUNRISE, whole genome shotgun sequence:
- the LOC110900700 gene encoding protein ALP1-like: MSKGLFLKIVSDVETNNSWFEEGLDGRMKKSFTRLQKVTSAIRQLATGNTPNENEEYLHMAERTSREFLEYFCETVCSIYTPEFLRRPTIHDMALLYQAHEDKHHLPCMVGSVDCTHFVWRMCPTEFRGQYMRGDHRYPTVMLEAVASQDLWVWHASCGPPGAQNDINVLQQSPLFDTEQNGTAPKCPFYVNNHLYKRGYYLVDGIYPKWSVFVKSFPYPHLLDEKKFKKQHESARKDIERAFGIFKSKWGIMNRPMRARSVKKIRYVVYTCIILHNMTLKDDGNAIAQVHIRDPPVEPALDDNVLDELMDEDTHCILKYDLVEHLGRMDLPHLLVDSDDED; this comes from the coding sequence ATGTCAAAAGGATTGTTTTTAAAAATTGTGAGCGATGTGGAGACTAATAACTCATGGTTTGAAGAGGGCTTAGATGGGAGAATGAAGAAGAGCTTTACACGGTTGCAAAAAGTAACATCGGCTATTAgacaacttgcaaccggtaacacTCCAAACGAGAACGAAGAGTATTTACATATGGCCGAAAGGACTTCACGTGAGTTTCTAGAGTATTTCTGCGAAACGGTATGTTCAATTTACACTCCCGAGTTCTTACGTAGGCCAACAATCCACGACATGGCGCTTTTGTACCAAGCTCACGAGGATAAACATCACCTTCCTTGTATGGTGGGTAGCGTTGATTGCACCCATTTCGTATGGAGAATGTGTCCCACAGAGTTTCGCGGCCAATATATGAGAGGAGATCACCGTTATCCTACGGTTATGCTCGAAGCGGTGGCCTCTCAAGATTTATGGGTTTGGCATGCTTCTTGCGGTCCACCAGGTGCACAAAACGACATCAATGTGCTTCAACAATCTCCATTGTTTGATACTGAACAAAATGGAACGGCCCCGAAATGTCCATTTTATGTTaacaaccacttatacaaacgTGGTTACTATCTCGTGGATGGAATCTACCCTAAATGGTCCGTGTTTGTCAAATCATTTCCATATCCTCACCTACTAGACGAAAAGAAGTTCAAGAAGCAACatgaatcggcaagaaaagacaTAGAACGGGCTTTTGGTATTTTTAAGTCAAAATGGGGTATAATGAATCGGCCAATGCGTGCTAGGAGTGTGAAAAAAATCCGGTACGTGGTGTATACGTGTattattttacataacatgaCTTTAAAAGACGATGGAAACGCGATAGCACAGGTACACATTCGGGATCCTCCAGTCGAGCCAGCCCTTGATGACAATGTGTTAGACGAGCTTATGGATGAAGATACGCATTGTATACTAAAGTatgatctcgttgagcatctcggaagaATGGATTTACCCCACCTATTGGTGGACTCTGACGACGAAGATTAG
- the LOC110927205 gene encoding uncharacterized protein LOC110927205 isoform X4 → MCKNFPCVIERLHMQIRTHQDGASEQQIMDQKTWLWKKRYAKKSIDANSESENEAELVTTFSAENVHYITSKRFGSMQTTTTAGSDEPLKLALAMALLRSKLVNKTSETSHPPSDTSSSEALKWKRKIEKLNLVIKELVKEKDEEKERFNRIIAGLLAEKEKDKVDKDAMLDRNKLELC, encoded by the exons ATGTGCAAGAACTTTCCTTGTGTTATTGAAAGACTGCACATGCAGATAAGAACACATCAAGATGGTGCCAGTG AGCAGCAAATTATGGACCAAAAAACATGGCTTTGGAAGAAAAGATATGCCAAGAAGTCGATCGACGCAAACAGTGAATCTGAAAATGAGGCAGAG CTTGTCACTACATTTAGTGCGGAAAATGTGCACTACATTACAAGCAAACG ATTCGGTAGTATgcaaaccaccaccaccgccggttCAGATGAACCGTTGAAGCTCGCTCTAGCAATGGCTCTTCTTCGTTCTAAGCTCGTGAACAAAACTTCTGAAACTTCTCATCCTCCATCTGATACCTCCAGTTCTGAAGCTCTCAAATGGAAACGCAAG ATTGAAAAGTTGAACTTAGTTATCAAGGAGCTCGTTAaggagaaagatgaagaaaaagaaaggtttaATAGAATTATTGCGGGGttattggctgaaaaagaaaaagataaggTGGATAAAGATGCTATGCTTGATAGGAACAAATTGGAGCTATGTTAA
- the LOC110927205 gene encoding uncharacterized protein LOC110927205 isoform X2 produces the protein MSQTGKLMHNLDQNSTKILNLTVLERMDPYIEEILITAAHVTFYEFNIDLNQWQIMDQKTWLWKKRYAKKSIDANSESENEAELVTTFSAENVHYITSKRFGSMQTTTTAGSDEPLKLALAMALLRSKLVNKTSETSHPPSDTSSSEALKWKRKIEKLNLVIKELVKEKDEEKERFNRIIAGLLAEKEKDKVDKDAMLDRNKLELC, from the exons ATGTCTCAAACTGGAAAATTAATGCACAATCTCGACCAAAACAGCACGAAGATCCTCAATCTCACTGTCCTCGAGAGGATGGATCCGTACATCGAGGAGATCTTAATCACCGCTGCTCACGTCACATTCTACGAGTTCAACATCGACCTCAATCAATGG CAAATTATGGACCAAAAAACATGGCTTTGGAAGAAAAGATATGCCAAGAAGTCGATCGACGCAAACAGTGAATCTGAAAATGAGGCAGAG CTTGTCACTACATTTAGTGCGGAAAATGTGCACTACATTACAAGCAAACG ATTCGGTAGTATgcaaaccaccaccaccgccggttCAGATGAACCGTTGAAGCTCGCTCTAGCAATGGCTCTTCTTCGTTCTAAGCTCGTGAACAAAACTTCTGAAACTTCTCATCCTCCATCTGATACCTCCAGTTCTGAAGCTCTCAAATGGAAACGCAAG ATTGAAAAGTTGAACTTAGTTATCAAGGAGCTCGTTAaggagaaagatgaagaaaaagaaaggtttaATAGAATTATTGCGGGGttattggctgaaaaagaaaaagataaggTGGATAAAGATGCTATGCTTGATAGGAACAAATTGGAGCTATGTTAA
- the LOC110927205 gene encoding uncharacterized protein LOC110927205 isoform X6, whose translation MEQQIMDQKTWLWKKRYAKKSIDANSESENEAELVTTFSAENVHYITSKRFGSMQTTTTAGSDEPLKLALAMALLRSKLVNKTSETSHPPSDTSSSEALKWKRKIEKLNLVIKELVKEKDEEKERFNRIIAGLLAEKEKDKVDKDAMLDRNKLELC comes from the exons ATGG AGCAGCAAATTATGGACCAAAAAACATGGCTTTGGAAGAAAAGATATGCCAAGAAGTCGATCGACGCAAACAGTGAATCTGAAAATGAGGCAGAG CTTGTCACTACATTTAGTGCGGAAAATGTGCACTACATTACAAGCAAACG ATTCGGTAGTATgcaaaccaccaccaccgccggttCAGATGAACCGTTGAAGCTCGCTCTAGCAATGGCTCTTCTTCGTTCTAAGCTCGTGAACAAAACTTCTGAAACTTCTCATCCTCCATCTGATACCTCCAGTTCTGAAGCTCTCAAATGGAAACGCAAG ATTGAAAAGTTGAACTTAGTTATCAAGGAGCTCGTTAaggagaaagatgaagaaaaagaaaggtttaATAGAATTATTGCGGGGttattggctgaaaaagaaaaagataaggTGGATAAAGATGCTATGCTTGATAGGAACAAATTGGAGCTATGTTAA
- the LOC110927205 gene encoding uncharacterized protein LOC110927205 isoform X5, translating to MVPVQIMDQKTWLWKKRYAKKSIDANSESENEAELVTTFSAENVHYITSKRFGSMQTTTTAGSDEPLKLALAMALLRSKLVNKTSETSHPPSDTSSSEALKWKRKIEKLNLVIKELVKEKDEEKERFNRIIAGLLAEKEKDKVDKDAMLDRNKLELC from the exons ATGGTGCCAGTG CAAATTATGGACCAAAAAACATGGCTTTGGAAGAAAAGATATGCCAAGAAGTCGATCGACGCAAACAGTGAATCTGAAAATGAGGCAGAG CTTGTCACTACATTTAGTGCGGAAAATGTGCACTACATTACAAGCAAACG ATTCGGTAGTATgcaaaccaccaccaccgccggttCAGATGAACCGTTGAAGCTCGCTCTAGCAATGGCTCTTCTTCGTTCTAAGCTCGTGAACAAAACTTCTGAAACTTCTCATCCTCCATCTGATACCTCCAGTTCTGAAGCTCTCAAATGGAAACGCAAG ATTGAAAAGTTGAACTTAGTTATCAAGGAGCTCGTTAaggagaaagatgaagaaaaagaaaggtttaATAGAATTATTGCGGGGttattggctgaaaaagaaaaagataaggTGGATAAAGATGCTATGCTTGATAGGAACAAATTGGAGCTATGTTAA
- the LOC110927205 gene encoding uncharacterized protein LOC110927205 isoform X1, which yields METQGTSTDEEEKTCFWREKNSEFLKKKQAEQKKDSRTCFKCNNVGHIAKDCSQALQSKQGVFRKISEKVFAFESPLDRTKLFKDSIFEIGESSNRFYKKRAKSKNQKWVVKKGSESSSDDSDRSKSEELSSGDETDSTKSVEPQVVSKCEADVKIENSVPSVSDDEFPSLSAENYKKKIGKVEISNQFYHDEQEFDAEKVFNPRVKHIFGKMIDRKVKGVKEFYEKKTKKEKVEPSLVCDWDGTYFEQ from the exons ATGGAAACGCAAG gtacatcaactgatgaagaagaaaagacatgtttctggagggaaaagaacagtgaatttctgaaaaagaaacaagctgaacaaaagaaggactcgagaacctgtttcaagtgcaacaacgttggacatatcgccaaagattgttctcaggcgttacaatcaaaacagggagtttttcgcaaaatctcagaaaaggtgtttgcgttcgaatcaccacttgatagaacaaaattgttcaaagattctatttttgaaattggtgagagttcaaacaggttttacaagaagagagccaaatctaaaaaccagaaatgggttgtgaagaagggtagtgaaagctctagcgatgattctgatagatcaaaatcagaggagctatcttcaggcgatgaaactgattccacaaagtcagttgagccacaggttgtatcaaaatgtgaagctgatgtaaaaattgaaaactcagttccgagtgttagtgatgatgagtttccatcacttagtgctgagaattataaaaagaaaattggtaaagttgagatttctaaccaattttatcatgatgaacaggaatttgatgctgagaaggtctttaaccctagggtaaaacatatctttggcaaaatgattgatcgaaaagtcaaaggggttaaggaattttacgagaagaaaacaaagaaagaaaaggttgaaccatccctggtttgtgactgggatggtacatattttgaacagtaa
- the LOC110927205 gene encoding uncharacterized protein LOC110927205 isoform X3, translating to MSQTGKLMHNLDQNSTKILNLTVLERMDPYIEEILITAAHVTFYEFNIDLNQWQIMDQKTWLWKKRYAKKSIDANSESENEAELVTTFSAENVHYITSKRFGSMQTTTTAGSDEPLKLALAMALLRSKLVNKTSETSHPPSDTSSSEALKWKRKEFQDRAWILIFTTHSLLRVPQSLLFKPQCSKTKPERCKNLPS from the exons ATGTCTCAAACTGGAAAATTAATGCACAATCTCGACCAAAACAGCACGAAGATCCTCAATCTCACTGTCCTCGAGAGGATGGATCCGTACATCGAGGAGATCTTAATCACCGCTGCTCACGTCACATTCTACGAGTTCAACATCGACCTCAATCAATGG CAAATTATGGACCAAAAAACATGGCTTTGGAAGAAAAGATATGCCAAGAAGTCGATCGACGCAAACAGTGAATCTGAAAATGAGGCAGAG CTTGTCACTACATTTAGTGCGGAAAATGTGCACTACATTACAAGCAAACG ATTCGGTAGTATgcaaaccaccaccaccgccggttCAGATGAACCGTTGAAGCTCGCTCTAGCAATGGCTCTTCTTCGTTCTAAGCTCGTGAACAAAACTTCTGAAACTTCTCATCCTCCATCTGATACCTCCAGTTCTGAAGCTCTCAAATGGAAACGCAAG GAATTTCAAGATCGAGCATGGATTCTGAtttttacaacgcattcgctactccgagtaccccaatcactgctgttcaaaccacaatgctcgaaaacgaaaccggaacgatgcaaaaacctcccaagttaa
- the LOC110907821 gene encoding polygalacturonase produces the protein MVIKHILILIFLVLQLSSAKVTYNVTSFGAKPDGRSDSKNAFMKAWNLSCNSTSPAVIYVPAGRYLIASALTFSGQACKSRAITFNIYGTLVAPSSYNAIGDAQVWIKFYIVKNVTINGGTLDAQGSSLWACKLAGKACPQGSTTLGIYHSQNVVISKLRSLNSQMFHILLYGCKNAKIQGVSILAPGLSPNTDGIHLALSTGITILSSKISTGDDCVSMGPGNSNIWIEKVVCGPGHGISIGSLGWELNEPGVQNVTVKTTTFVGTTNGLRIKAWARNSNGFVNGVYFKGATMMNVQFPIIIDGNYCPNNNNCPNEASGVKISNVVYENVHGTSATRVAVKFDCSKGNPCRGIVLKDVDLKFGGQPANSSCSYAAGTASGLLQPTSCL, from the exons ATGGTCATCAAACACATCCTGATCTTGATTTTTCTAGTTCTTCAGTTATCATCCGCAAAGGTTACGTACAACGTCACAAGTTTTGGAGCCAAACCAGACGGCCGCTCAGACTCAAAGAACGCGTTCATGAAAGCATGGAATCTGTCATGTAACTCTACTAGCCCCGCCGTAATCTATGTACCTGCTGGGAGGTACTTGATTGCCTCGGCGCTTACATTCTCTGGTCAAGCATGTAAGAGCCGAGCCATCACATTTAACATATATGGTACCTTGGTGGCACCATCTAGTTATAATGCTATTGGCGATGCGCAAGTCTGGATCAAGTTCTACATTGTTAAGAATGTTACCATAAACGGTGGAACGCTTGATGCTCAAGGATCTTCTCTATGGGCCTGCAAATTAGCTGGAAAAGCATGTCCTCAAGGGTCTACG ACACTTGGTATCTACCATTCCCAAAATGTAGTGATCAGCAAACTAAGGTCATTAAACAGCCAAATGTTTCACATTCTGCTCTATGGTTGCAAGAACGCGAAAATACAAGGAGTTAGCATCTTGGCACCTGGGCTCAGCCCGAACACTGATGGCATTCATTTGGCATTATCCACAGGAATCACCATTTTGAGCTCTAAGATCTCAACAGGTGACGATTGCGTCTCAATGGGCCCAGGAAACTCTAATATCTGGATAGAAAAGGTGGTTTGCGGGCCGGGTCACGGCATAAG CATTGGGAGTCTAGGATGGGAACTGAACGAACCGGGTGTCCAGAATGTAACCGTAAAAACTACCACATTCGTAGGTACAACGAACGGTCTGAGGATAAAAGCATGGGCAAGGAATAGCAATGGGTTCGTTAACGGTGTTTATTTCAAGGGAGCAACCATGATGAACGTTCAGTTCCCGATCATAATAGACGGAAATTACTGTCCCAATAATAACAACTGTCCGAATGAGGCTTCAGGAGTAAAGATCAGCAACGTGGTGTACGAAAACGTGCATGGAACATCAGCAACACGCGTGGCAGTGAAGTTTGATTGCAGCAAGGGGAATCCGTGTAGAGGAATTGTATTGAAGGATGTTGACCTTAAATTTGGAGGTCAACCAGCGAATTCGTCTTGCTCGTATGCTGCAGGAACTGCTTCTGGATTACTTCAACCTACAAGTTGCCTGTAA